A section of the Vibrio vulnificus CMCP6 genome encodes:
- a CDS encoding aminopeptidase P family protein, translating into MHKSTHERVVAIRTWLQQHNIDALLVPHEDEYLGEYVPDHNERLHWLTGFTGSAGAAVITQEKAAMFVDGRYTVQVTKQVPADLFEYRHLIEEPALEWLQENLARGASVAIDPRMHSAAWLNMAQAKLAGVLELTILDSNPIDELWHDRPQPVVSDVRLMSTEAVGQSSADKRANIAQLITKQGVDSAVITALDSICWLLNVRGLDVSRLPVLLSHAILHADGQVEFFLDPARLPEGFDVHVGQGVHVFHPETLQARLESLTGKKVLLDAGTSNAWFKLVLQNAGAVVVPGADPCLMPKAAKNAVEISGMKACHLRDGAAMVKFLSWLDAQVAQGILHDEATLADKLEAIRREDPTLKDLSFDTISAAGSNAAMCHYNHQNQPQPGQLSMDTLYLVDSGGQYLDGTTDITRTVAIGQPSAEMIKQFTLALKGHIGVARARFPKGTRGYQIDTLARQHLWAEGYDYDHGTGHGVGHFLSVHEGPASISKRQIDVPLVEGMVLSNEPGYYRADAFGIRIENLELVVEKQTQGDFPILTFESLTRCPIDKRNINVDMLTRPELAWLNDYHQKVWDDISPLVEGDAQVWLREATLPLSH; encoded by the coding sequence ATGCACAAATCAACTCACGAGCGTGTTGTTGCCATTCGCACTTGGTTGCAGCAGCACAATATCGACGCCCTACTCGTCCCACACGAAGACGAATACCTAGGTGAATATGTTCCCGACCATAACGAGCGCTTACATTGGCTAACTGGCTTTACCGGTTCCGCCGGCGCTGCCGTTATCACCCAAGAAAAAGCCGCCATGTTTGTTGATGGTCGCTACACTGTTCAGGTGACCAAACAAGTTCCTGCCGATTTGTTTGAGTATCGCCATTTGATTGAAGAGCCAGCGCTTGAATGGTTGCAAGAAAACCTCGCTCGTGGTGCATCTGTGGCCATTGACCCACGCATGCACAGCGCCGCTTGGCTAAACATGGCACAAGCGAAATTGGCGGGTGTGCTTGAGCTTACCATTCTCGACAGCAATCCGATTGATGAGTTGTGGCATGATCGCCCACAACCTGTGGTTTCTGACGTTCGACTGATGTCGACAGAGGCCGTCGGCCAAAGCTCTGCCGATAAACGCGCGAACATCGCACAGCTGATCACAAAGCAAGGCGTTGATAGCGCCGTTATCACCGCGCTAGATTCGATTTGCTGGTTGCTCAACGTCCGCGGTTTGGACGTCTCTCGCTTACCAGTATTACTGTCCCACGCGATTCTGCATGCTGATGGCCAGGTAGAGTTCTTCCTCGATCCTGCTCGCTTACCTGAAGGGTTTGATGTTCATGTCGGCCAAGGGGTGCACGTTTTCCATCCTGAGACGCTGCAAGCTCGCCTTGAAAGCTTGACGGGCAAAAAAGTTCTGCTCGATGCCGGCACCAGTAACGCATGGTTTAAACTGGTTCTGCAAAACGCAGGCGCCGTCGTTGTCCCGGGTGCAGATCCTTGTTTGATGCCGAAAGCCGCCAAAAATGCGGTTGAAATTTCCGGCATGAAAGCATGTCACCTGCGCGATGGTGCTGCGATGGTCAAGTTCCTAAGTTGGCTTGACGCACAAGTGGCACAAGGTATTTTGCACGATGAAGCAACTTTGGCCGACAAACTGGAAGCCATTCGCCGCGAAGATCCCACTCTGAAGGATTTGAGTTTCGATACCATTTCGGCAGCCGGCAGCAACGCTGCGATGTGTCACTACAATCATCAAAACCAGCCTCAACCAGGCCAACTCAGCATGGATACGCTCTACTTAGTTGACTCTGGCGGCCAATATCTTGATGGCACCACCGACATCACTCGTACGGTTGCCATCGGCCAACCTTCAGCAGAAATGATCAAGCAGTTTACTTTGGCTCTGAAAGGCCATATTGGTGTGGCTCGCGCTCGTTTCCCGAAAGGCACTCGTGGCTATCAAATTGATACCCTGGCTCGTCAACACCTATGGGCGGAAGGCTACGACTATGATCATGGTACTGGTCACGGTGTGGGCCACTTCCTGAGCGTGCATGAAGGCCCAGCCAGCATTTCAAAACGTCAGATCGACGTGCCTCTTGTCGAAGGGATGGTGCTCTCTAACGAACCAGGTTACTACCGCGCGGACGCGTTTGGTATTCGTATCGAAAACTTGGAATTAGTGGTTGAGAAGCAAACCCAAGGTGACTTCCCTATCTTGACCTTTGAATCTCTGACTCGCTGTCCAATCGACAAACGTAACATCAATGTCGATATGCTCACGCGTCCTGAACTCGCTTGGCTAAATGACTACCACCAAAAAGTGTGGGATGACATTAGCCCATTGGTTGAAGGTGACGCGCAAGTTTGGCTACGTGAAGCGACGCTACCACTCAGCCACTGA